One region of Aurantimonas sp. HBX-1 genomic DNA includes:
- the modC gene encoding molybdenum ABC transporter ATP-binding protein, which produces MTLSVAVRHAFGGFSLDVAFEAPKGVTVLFGRSGSGKTTLVNAVAGLLRPDAGRVAADDWLLFDTAEGYWLAPHRRRIGYIFQEGRLFPHLSVRQNLAYGRRFAPKAAPREDPARVVDMLGIGHLLDRRPAMLSGGEKQRVAIGRALLSAPRLILADEPLASLDDQRKAEILPYFERLRDEVAIPILYVSHSASEVARLATTVVALSHGRVSAVGTAQDVLGDPQQLLGIREAGSLLTGRVVAHHADGLSELATAGGALFLPRVAASVGTRVRVRIAAQDVILSRARPEGLSALNILAGRVVDIRPGQGPGAMVALRLGEETLLARITQRSAGAMDLRPGETCHAVLKTVAVAPEDVGRAMPEIEAP; this is translated from the coding sequence ATGACGCTCTCGGTCGCGGTCCGCCACGCATTCGGGGGCTTTTCCCTCGATGTCGCCTTCGAGGCGCCGAAAGGCGTCACCGTGCTGTTCGGCCGCTCCGGCTCGGGCAAGACGACGCTGGTCAACGCCGTCGCGGGGCTGCTGCGGCCGGATGCCGGCCGGGTCGCGGCCGACGACTGGCTGCTGTTCGATACCGCGGAAGGCTACTGGCTGGCCCCGCATCGCCGCCGCATCGGCTACATCTTTCAGGAGGGGCGGCTGTTCCCGCATCTGTCGGTGCGACAGAACCTTGCCTATGGCCGCCGCTTCGCGCCGAAGGCCGCGCCCCGCGAGGACCCCGCCCGGGTGGTCGACATGCTGGGCATCGGCCATCTGCTGGATCGCCGCCCGGCGATGCTCTCGGGCGGCGAGAAGCAGCGCGTCGCGATCGGCCGGGCGCTGCTGTCGGCGCCGCGGCTGATCCTCGCCGACGAGCCGCTGGCCTCGCTCGACGACCAGCGCAAGGCGGAGATCCTGCCGTATTTCGAGCGGCTGCGCGACGAGGTGGCGATCCCCATCCTCTATGTCAGCCATTCTGCCTCGGAGGTCGCCCGGCTGGCGACCACCGTCGTCGCCCTCAGCCACGGCCGGGTGAGCGCCGTCGGCACCGCGCAGGACGTGCTCGGCGATCCGCAGCAGCTGCTCGGGATACGCGAGGCCGGCTCGCTCCTGACCGGCCGCGTCGTCGCCCATCACGCGGACGGGCTGAGCGAACTGGCGACGGCCGGCGGGGCGCTGTTCCTGCCGCGCGTCGCCGCGTCCGTCGGTACCCGTGTCCGGGTGCGGATCGCGGCGCAGGACGTGATCCTGTCGCGCGCCCGGCCCGAGGGCCTGTCGGCGCTCAACATCCTGGCGGGGCGCGTCGTCGACATCCGTCCGGGCCAGGGCCCCGGCGCCATGGTGGCGCTGCGGCTGGGCGAGGAGACGCTGCTCGCCCGCATCACGCAGCGCTCGGCGGGCGCTATGGACCTGCGGCCGGGCGAGACCTGCCACGCGGTCCTGAAGACCGTGGCGGTGGCGCCGGAGGATGTCGGCCGCGCCATGCCCGAGATCGAGGCGCCCTGA
- a CDS encoding winged helix-turn-helix domain-containing protein: MNQLPDEPRLRLRIVFGPDEMMGPGKAELLEHIAATGSIAAAGRQMGMSYKRAWMLVETLNAMFHAPLVSSTRGGPGGGGAELTDTGRSVLRLYRDVAAKAATAGATELAALQAMLSDIPDGK, translated from the coding sequence ATGAACCAGCTTCCGGATGAGCCGCGCCTGCGGCTGCGCATCGTCTTCGGACCCGACGAGATGATGGGGCCGGGCAAGGCCGAGCTCCTCGAGCACATAGCGGCGACCGGCTCGATCGCAGCCGCGGGGCGCCAGATGGGCATGAGCTACAAGCGCGCCTGGATGTTGGTCGAGACCCTGAACGCGATGTTCCACGCGCCGCTGGTTAGCAGCACCCGTGGCGGGCCGGGTGGCGGCGGCGCGGAACTCACCGACACCGGGCGATCGGTGCTGCGGCTCTATCGCGACGTCGCAGCAAAGGCGGCGACGGCCGGAGCCACGGAGCTGGCCGCGCTGCAGGCAATGCTGAGCGATATTCCCGACGGAAAATAG
- a CDS encoding PotD/PotF family extracellular solute-binding protein: MIKETLGRGIDRRSVLKGSAALLGAGVVTKVTGFPAIAQEKVTLRYLSTAVNQSPGIAAKAGEDLGINIEYIAVTTDDVAKRVITQPNSFDLVDTEYFALPKLMPSGNIMGLDASKITNAGKIASVIREGKVGGKAIGLDGTAPAEVFYLPDEKATSFATEETGWITLIPTTYNADTLGIRPDLIDKPIDSWASLLDPDFKGRAAMLNIPSIGIMDAAMALEARGDITYGDKGNMTREEIDKTIAALIEAKRAGQFRAFWTDFNESVNLMASGEVVIQSMWSPAVTAVRTQGIECKYQPLKEGYRAWASGFGLPVAIADREKDAAYEFINWFLSGWAGAHLAKQGYYTAVLETTKEAMEPYEWAYWFEGKPAEQDIHAPDGKLLEKAGATRDGGSYEERMGAVACWNAVMDENIYMIRKWNEFIAA, translated from the coding sequence ATGATCAAGGAAACTCTCGGCCGCGGCATCGACCGCCGCTCGGTACTCAAGGGATCGGCTGCCCTGCTGGGCGCCGGCGTGGTGACCAAGGTCACCGGCTTTCCGGCGATCGCGCAGGAGAAGGTGACGCTGCGCTATCTCTCGACGGCGGTGAACCAGTCGCCCGGCATCGCCGCCAAGGCCGGCGAGGATCTCGGCATCAACATCGAGTACATCGCGGTGACCACCGACGACGTCGCCAAGCGCGTCATCACCCAGCCGAACTCGTTCGACCTCGTCGATACCGAATATTTCGCCCTGCCCAAGCTCATGCCGTCGGGCAACATCATGGGGCTCGACGCCTCGAAGATCACCAATGCCGGCAAGATCGCCAGCGTCATCCGGGAGGGCAAGGTCGGCGGCAAGGCGATCGGCCTCGACGGCACCGCGCCGGCCGAAGTGTTCTACCTGCCGGACGAGAAAGCGACCTCCTTCGCGACCGAGGAGACCGGCTGGATCACCCTCATCCCGACTACCTACAACGCCGACACGCTGGGCATCCGGCCCGACCTGATCGACAAGCCGATCGACAGCTGGGCGTCCCTGCTCGACCCGGACTTCAAGGGCAGGGCGGCGATGCTCAACATCCCGTCGATCGGCATCATGGATGCGGCGATGGCGCTCGAGGCGCGCGGCGACATCACCTATGGCGACAAGGGCAACATGACCCGCGAGGAGATCGACAAGACGATCGCCGCGCTGATCGAGGCCAAGCGCGCCGGCCAGTTCCGCGCCTTCTGGACCGACTTCAACGAGTCGGTGAACCTGATGGCCTCGGGCGAGGTGGTCATCCAGTCGATGTGGTCGCCGGCTGTCACCGCGGTGCGCACCCAGGGCATCGAGTGCAAGTACCAGCCGCTGAAGGAAGGCTACCGCGCCTGGGCGTCGGGCTTCGGCCTGCCGGTGGCGATCGCCGACCGCGAGAAGGACGCGGCCTACGAGTTCATCAACTGGTTCCTGTCCGGCTGGGCCGGCGCGCACCTGGCCAAGCAGGGCTACTACACCGCCGTGCTGGAGACGACCAAGGAGGCGATGGAGCCCTACGAGTGGGCCTACTGGTTCGAGGGCAAGCCGGCCGAACAGGACATCCACGCGCCGGACGGCAAGCTGCTGGAGAAGGCCGGCGCCACCCGCGACGGCGGCTCCTACGAGGAGCGCATGGGCGCCGTCGCCTGCTGGAATGCCGTCATGGACGAGAACATCTACATGATCCGCAAGTGGAACGAGTTCATTGCCGCCTGA
- a CDS encoding exopolysaccharide biosynthesis protein codes for MPEARTHALSDVLDRLEAAAHGGSITVQEVVDELGNRSFAALMLVFSLISTSPASAIPGITTVVAAIVFILVVQMIAGRKSVWLPGFVTRQEMSTEKLCKGIGWLRKPVRFVERFLKKRMTFLLHRPWLWLPLLLILALTLFMPLMEVIPTSGSIASAVIALFAASLLTRDGLLAGASLALMLAVPVTVWLNWA; via the coding sequence ATGCCCGAAGCCCGCACCCACGCCCTCAGCGACGTTCTCGATCGCCTGGAAGCCGCAGCCCACGGTGGCAGCATCACCGTGCAGGAGGTGGTGGACGAGCTGGGCAACCGGTCCTTCGCGGCACTGATGCTGGTCTTCTCGCTGATCTCGACCTCGCCGGCGAGCGCCATTCCCGGCATCACCACGGTCGTCGCGGCGATCGTGTTCATCCTGGTCGTGCAGATGATCGCCGGGCGCAAAAGCGTCTGGCTTCCCGGCTTCGTCACCAGGCAGGAAATGTCCACCGAAAAGCTCTGCAAGGGCATCGGCTGGCTGCGCAAGCCGGTGCGCTTCGTCGAGCGGTTCCTGAAGAAGCGCATGACGTTCCTGCTGCACCGTCCCTGGCTCTGGTTGCCGCTGCTGCTGATCCTCGCGCTGACCCTGTTCATGCCGCTGATGGAGGTGATCCCGACGTCGGGCTCGATCGCCTCGGCGGTGATCGCGCTGTTCGCCGCCAGCCTGCTGACCCGTGACGGGCTGCTTGCCGGCGCCTCGCTCGCGCTGATGCTGGCGGTGCCGGTGACGGTCTGGCTGAACTGGGCGTAA
- the modA gene encoding molybdate ABC transporter substrate-binding protein, with translation MRRVFRTAARAGLLAFGLAMAPMPAAADEVVVFAAASLTTALDRIAAEWAAATTHTAVISYAGSSALARQIQQGAPADIFISASIDWMDAVADSGDLRAGTRRDLLGNTLVLIAHGRDAAPVTVDASLDLAGTLGDGRLAMALVDAVPAGIYGKAALTSLGLWDGVAARVAQTDNVRAALALVARNEAPLGIVYATDAAAEDDVSIVGTFPAESHAPIVYPAAITAESRSPAAQEFLDYLGSEAARAIWEAEGFTVIE, from the coding sequence ATGCGCAGAGTTTTTCGGACAGCCGCCAGGGCCGGCCTCCTGGCCTTCGGCCTTGCGATGGCGCCTATGCCGGCGGCGGCGGACGAGGTGGTGGTCTTCGCGGCGGCCAGCCTGACGACGGCGCTCGACCGCATCGCCGCCGAATGGGCCGCGGCGACGACGCACACGGCGGTGATCTCCTATGCCGGCTCGTCGGCGCTGGCGCGGCAGATCCAGCAGGGCGCGCCGGCCGACATCTTCATCTCCGCCAGCATCGACTGGATGGATGCGGTGGCCGATTCCGGCGACCTGCGCGCGGGGACGCGGCGCGACCTCCTCGGCAACACGCTGGTGCTGATCGCGCACGGCCGGGATGCCGCGCCGGTGACCGTGGATGCAAGTCTCGACCTGGCCGGGACGCTGGGCGACGGACGGCTGGCGATGGCGCTGGTCGATGCGGTGCCCGCCGGCATCTACGGCAAGGCGGCACTGACCAGCCTCGGCCTGTGGGACGGCGTCGCGGCGCGCGTCGCGCAGACCGACAACGTCCGCGCCGCGCTGGCGCTGGTGGCGCGGAACGAGGCGCCGCTCGGCATCGTCTACGCCACCGACGCCGCGGCGGAAGACGACGTCAGCATCGTCGGCACGTTTCCGGCGGAAAGCCACGCGCCGATCGTCTACCCTGCCGCCATCACGGCGGAGAGCCGGAGCCCGGCCGCGCAGGAGTTTCTCGACTATCTCGGCAGCGAAGCGGCGCGCGCGATCTGGGAGGCAGAGGGTTTCACGGTGATCGAGTGA
- a CDS encoding ABC transporter ATP-binding protein, with protein sequence MPTNATDLELAAVTKAYGETVAVDRVSLKIPAGTYCCLLGPSGCGKTSTLRMIAGHEFVSDGDVMIGNTIVNDLPPAKRGTAMMFQSYALFPHLDVRDNVAFSLKMAGVGKDERRRKADELLALVDMGSYAARLPTQLSGGQQQRVALARALVTNPSVLLLDEPLSALDPFLRIRMRAELKRYQREFGISFVHVTHSQEEAMGLADMVVVMNDGRIEQVGSPREIFNAPRTRFVAQFMGGHNVVPDEGRTYAIRADHLRLYRGGEADAEMRRSPATVTGVEYQGMTVHVSLARPDGLELVATLPEREFDRTPVVRGEEVLVGWAASDRHELAA encoded by the coding sequence TTGCCCACCAACGCCACCGACCTGGAACTTGCTGCCGTCACCAAGGCCTACGGCGAAACGGTCGCCGTCGACCGGGTGTCGCTGAAGATTCCGGCCGGCACCTATTGCTGCCTGCTCGGGCCCTCCGGCTGCGGCAAGACCTCGACGCTGCGGATGATCGCCGGCCACGAATTCGTCTCCGACGGCGACGTGATGATCGGCAACACCATCGTCAACGACCTGCCGCCGGCCAAGCGCGGCACCGCGATGATGTTCCAGAGCTACGCGCTGTTTCCGCATCTCGACGTGCGCGACAACGTCGCCTTCTCGCTGAAGATGGCGGGCGTCGGCAAGGACGAGCGGCGCCGCAAGGCGGACGAGCTGCTCGCCCTCGTCGACATGGGATCCTATGCCGCGCGGCTGCCGACGCAGCTTTCCGGTGGCCAGCAGCAACGCGTCGCGCTGGCCCGGGCGCTGGTCACCAACCCGTCGGTGCTGCTGCTCGACGAGCCGCTCTCGGCGCTCGACCCGTTCCTGCGCATCCGCATGCGCGCCGAGCTGAAGCGCTACCAGCGCGAGTTCGGCATCTCCTTCGTCCACGTCACCCACAGCCAGGAGGAGGCGATGGGGCTCGCCGACATGGTGGTGGTGATGAACGACGGGCGGATCGAGCAGGTCGGCAGCCCGCGCGAGATCTTCAACGCGCCGCGCACCCGCTTCGTCGCCCAGTTCATGGGCGGCCACAATGTCGTGCCCGACGAGGGCCGGACCTACGCGATCCGCGCCGACCATCTGCGGCTCTATCGCGGCGGCGAGGCGGATGCCGAGATGCGGCGCTCGCCGGCGACGGTCACCGGCGTCGAGTACCAGGGCATGACGGTGCACGTCTCGCTCGCCCGCCCGGACGGTCTCGAACTCGTCGCCACTCTGCCCGAACGGGAGTTCGACCGGACCCCGGTCGTGCGCGGCGAGGAAGTCCTGGTCGGCTGGGCCGCTTCCGACCGACACGAACTCGCCGCCTGA
- a CDS encoding ABC transporter permease, with the protein MDAPAGAGASSRAGAVARRRGGRTSWSPRWLPYAQAAPLALVFLLFFVLPLATTFVVSFWEYTEYSIEPAFVFTNYTDVFYGCVADLPRLCTTFATYLSTLKFVAIIWAITLTLGFTIAYFLAFHVRTLPMQIALFLVCTIPFWTSNVIRTISWIPLLGRNGLVNETLQGLGITSQPQEWLLYSDFAVALALVHLYTLFMVVPIFNSMMRIDRSLVEAATDAGASGWQTLTNVIVPLAKPGILIGSIFVVTIVTGDYLTIGIMGGQQIASVGKIIQTQINFLQFPIAAANAIVLLAVVLVTIWGMLRLVDIRKEL; encoded by the coding sequence ATGGACGCGCCGGCCGGTGCCGGGGCGTCCAGTCGGGCGGGCGCCGTCGCCCGCCGGCGCGGCGGCCGCACCAGCTGGTCGCCGCGCTGGCTGCCCTATGCGCAGGCGGCGCCGCTGGCGCTGGTCTTCCTGTTGTTCTTCGTCCTGCCGCTGGCGACGACCTTCGTGGTCTCGTTCTGGGAATACACCGAGTATTCGATCGAGCCGGCCTTCGTCTTCACCAACTACACCGACGTGTTCTATGGCTGCGTCGCCGACCTGCCGCGCCTCTGCACCACCTTCGCGACCTATCTGTCGACGCTGAAATTCGTCGCGATCATCTGGGCGATCACGCTGACGCTCGGCTTCACCATCGCCTATTTCCTCGCCTTCCACGTGCGCACCTTGCCGATGCAGATCGCGCTGTTCCTGGTCTGCACCATCCCGTTCTGGACCTCGAACGTCATAAGGACGATCTCCTGGATCCCGCTGCTCGGGCGCAACGGCCTCGTCAACGAGACCCTGCAGGGTCTCGGCATCACCAGCCAGCCGCAGGAATGGCTGCTCTATTCGGACTTTGCTGTCGCCCTAGCCCTCGTCCATCTCTACACGCTGTTCATGGTCGTCCCGATCTTCAACTCGATGATGCGGATCGACCGCTCGCTGGTCGAGGCGGCGACCGATGCCGGGGCGAGCGGCTGGCAGACGCTGACCAACGTCATCGTGCCGCTGGCCAAGCCCGGCATCCTGATCGGTTCGATCTTCGTCGTGACCATCGTCACCGGCGACTACCTGACCATCGGCATCATGGGCGGCCAGCAGATCGCCTCGGTCGGCAAGATCATCCAGACCCAGATCAACTTCCTGCAGTTTCCGATCGCCGCCGCCAACGCCATCGTCCTGCTCGCCGTCGTGCTGGTGACGATCTGGGGCATGCTGCGCCTCGTCGACATCCGCAAGGAGCTCTGA
- a CDS encoding aspartate/glutamate racemase family protein, producing MRIAVINPNSTRAMTETIALAARRAAAPGTTILAGQNDDGPASIEGHVDGALAVPGLLRAIAAAEDDGADAFVIACFDDTGLDAARSLAAGPVIGIGEAAAHMASLVARRFAVITTLSCSVPILADNLARNGLAALCCGVRASELPVLALEADPEAAGRRISEEIVRAIDEDGAEAIVLGCAGMADFAAELSERHGLPVIEGVAAAVKLAEAAVSLGLKMSKRGGYAPPRPKPGGFVRPAGQLVR from the coding sequence ATGCGCATCGCCGTCATCAACCCGAATTCGACGCGCGCGATGACCGAGACGATCGCGCTCGCCGCGCGCCGGGCGGCGGCGCCGGGCACGACCATCCTCGCCGGCCAGAACGACGACGGCCCGGCCTCGATCGAGGGCCATGTCGACGGGGCGCTGGCGGTGCCCGGCCTGCTGCGGGCCATCGCCGCTGCCGAGGATGACGGCGCGGACGCCTTCGTCATCGCCTGTTTCGACGACACCGGCCTCGACGCCGCGCGCTCGCTCGCCGCGGGCCCGGTGATCGGCATCGGCGAGGCGGCGGCGCACATGGCGAGCCTCGTCGCGCGGCGGTTCGCGGTGATCACGACGCTCTCCTGCTCGGTGCCGATCCTCGCCGACAATCTCGCCCGCAACGGCCTCGCCGCGCTCTGCTGCGGCGTGCGCGCCAGCGAGCTGCCGGTGCTGGCGCTGGAAGCCGACCCGGAGGCCGCCGGCCGGCGCATCTCCGAGGAGATCGTCCGCGCGATCGACGAGGATGGCGCCGAGGCGATCGTGCTCGGCTGCGCCGGCATGGCGGATTTCGCTGCAGAGCTTTCGGAACGGCACGGGCTGCCGGTGATCGAGGGCGTCGCCGCGGCGGTCAAGCTCGCCGAGGCGGCCGTCTCGCTCGGCCTGAAAATGTCGAAGCGCGGCGGCTACGCCCCGCCCCGCCCGAAGCCCGGCGGCTTCGTCCGCCCGGCGGGCCAGCTCGTCCGGTGA
- the modB gene encoding molybdate ABC transporter permease subunit, with amino-acid sequence MSGDAVTGWLGPEEWQAVGLSLRVAFWATLASLPLGIFVAHVLARWSFPGKQVLNGLVHLPLILPPVVTGYLLLLSFGRRGAVGGFLESWFGIVFAFRWPGAALAAAVMAFPLMVRAIRLAIEAVDPKLEQAAATLGASRPWVFATVTLPLILPGIIAGAILAFAKAIGEFGATITFVSNIPGETQTIPSAIYALLQVPDGEAAAGRLVIVSIVIAMGALLVSEFLAQRVARRVAGG; translated from the coding sequence GTGAGCGGGGACGCCGTTACAGGCTGGCTGGGTCCGGAGGAATGGCAGGCGGTCGGCCTGTCGCTGCGCGTTGCCTTCTGGGCGACGCTCGCCAGCCTGCCGCTCGGCATCTTCGTCGCCCACGTGCTGGCGCGCTGGTCCTTCCCGGGCAAGCAGGTGCTGAACGGCCTGGTACATCTGCCGCTGATCCTGCCGCCCGTCGTGACCGGTTACCTGCTGCTGCTCAGCTTCGGGCGGCGCGGCGCGGTCGGTGGCTTTCTCGAGAGCTGGTTCGGCATCGTCTTCGCCTTCCGCTGGCCGGGCGCGGCGCTCGCCGCGGCGGTGATGGCCTTCCCGCTGATGGTGCGCGCCATCCGGCTCGCCATCGAGGCGGTGGACCCGAAGCTCGAACAGGCCGCCGCGACGCTTGGCGCCTCGCGACCGTGGGTGTTCGCCACCGTCACGCTGCCGCTGATCCTTCCTGGCATCATCGCCGGCGCGATCCTCGCCTTCGCCAAGGCGATCGGCGAGTTCGGCGCGACGATCACCTTCGTCTCCAACATTCCCGGCGAGACCCAGACCATTCCCTCGGCGATCTACGCCCTGCTGCAGGTGCCGGACGGCGAAGCCGCGGCCGGCCGGCTGGTGATCGTCTCGATCGTCATCGCCATGGGCGCCCTCCTCGTATCGGAGTTCCTGGCGCAGCGCGTCGCCCGTCGCGTGGCAGGCGGATGA
- a CDS encoding ABC transporter permease — protein sequence MNRRQEGRPFSFYVLATIFALFVVFLYGPVATILALSFQGPSGGLTFPMNGVSLYWFERLWSGGGVVDIGSAFRRSLSLGLVVMLLTVLISVSAGLAFRKRFRGAAALFYVAIASLIVPSIVVSLGIALEFRILDDLLGQAATALGMTAPRNSIGLFTSGLGAHLSWTLPFGLLIMFAVFNRLDKSYEEAARDLGATPWQSFRFVILPMIAPFLIGISLFGFTLSWDEIARSSQTMGSTNTLPLELAALTTTVTTPEIYALGTSVTAVSFLVIFGTLGLFLLMQRRRAARGLPGA from the coding sequence ATGAACCGACGCCAGGAGGGCAGGCCCTTCAGCTTCTACGTGCTGGCCACGATCTTCGCGCTGTTCGTGGTCTTCCTCTACGGCCCGGTGGCGACGATCCTCGCGCTGTCGTTTCAGGGCCCGTCCGGCGGCCTCACCTTCCCGATGAACGGCGTCTCGCTCTACTGGTTCGAGCGGCTGTGGAGCGGCGGCGGCGTGGTCGACATCGGCAGCGCCTTCCGCCGCTCTCTCAGCCTCGGCCTCGTCGTCATGCTGCTGACGGTGCTCATCTCGGTCTCAGCGGGGCTCGCCTTCCGCAAGCGGTTCCGCGGCGCGGCGGCGCTGTTCTACGTGGCGATCGCCAGCCTGATCGTCCCCTCCATCGTCGTCTCGCTCGGCATCGCGCTGGAGTTCCGCATCCTCGACGATCTCCTCGGCCAGGCGGCGACCGCGCTCGGCATGACGGCGCCGCGCAACTCGATCGGCCTGTTCACCTCCGGCCTCGGCGCGCATCTCAGCTGGACCCTGCCCTTCGGCCTCCTGATCATGTTCGCGGTCTTCAACCGGCTCGACAAGAGCTACGAGGAAGCCGCCCGCGATCTCGGCGCGACGCCCTGGCAGAGCTTTCGCTTCGTCATCCTGCCGATGATCGCGCCGTTCCTGATCGGCATCTCGCTGTTCGGCTTCACCCTCTCCTGGGACGAGATCGCCCGCTCGAGCCAGACGATGGGATCGACCAACACGCTGCCCCTGGAACTCGCGGCGCTGACCACCACCGTGACGACGCCGGAGATCTACGCGCTCGGCACCTCGGTCACCGCGGTGTCCTTCCTCGTCATCTTCGGCACGCTCGGGCTCTTCCTCCTGATGCAGCGGCGCCGCGCCGCGCGCGGCCTTCCGGGTGCCTGA
- a CDS encoding GNAT family N-acetyltransferase, translating into MSDLAIRPMTEAEMALAVDWAAAEGWNPGLSDAALFRQTDPDGFLVAVEAGAPVACISVVAYGERLGFLGFYIVRPDRRGRGLGWRIWQAGMARLAGRTIGLDGVVDQQENYRRAGFALSHRNIRHAGPAGGAARADPDLRAPAPADLDALAAFDAVHFGAMRRDFVARWIAAPGHRALLCREPGGALSGYGVVRACRDGFKVGPLFATSAESAARLFGALADTCGPDAMVTLDIPEPNVAALQLAVDCGLRPIFETARMWRGTAPDLPLRQIYGVTTFELG; encoded by the coding sequence GTGAGCGACCTCGCCATCCGCCCGATGACCGAAGCCGAGATGGCGCTCGCGGTCGACTGGGCGGCAGCGGAGGGCTGGAACCCGGGCCTTTCGGACGCCGCGCTGTTCCGGCAGACCGATCCGGACGGATTCCTCGTCGCGGTCGAGGCGGGCGCGCCGGTCGCCTGCATCTCGGTGGTCGCCTATGGCGAACGGCTCGGCTTCCTTGGCTTCTACATCGTCCGCCCGGACCGGCGCGGCCGCGGTCTCGGCTGGCGGATCTGGCAGGCCGGGATGGCGCGCCTCGCGGGCCGCACAATCGGGCTCGACGGCGTCGTAGACCAGCAGGAGAACTACCGGCGCGCCGGCTTCGCGCTGTCCCACCGCAACATCCGCCATGCCGGGCCAGCCGGCGGCGCCGCCAGGGCCGATCCGGACCTGCGCGCGCCGGCACCGGCGGATCTCGACGCGCTCGCGGCCTTCGACGCGGTGCATTTCGGGGCGATGCGCCGCGATTTCGTCGCACGCTGGATCGCCGCGCCGGGCCATCGCGCCCTCCTCTGTCGGGAACCCGGCGGCGCCCTCTCCGGCTACGGGGTCGTCAGGGCCTGCCGCGACGGCTTCAAGGTCGGCCCGCTCTTCGCCACGTCTGCCGAAAGCGCCGCGCGGCTCTTCGGCGCACTTGCCGACACGTGCGGGCCGGACGCCATGGTCACCCTCGATATTCCCGAACCCAACGTCGCCGCCCTGCAACTCGCGGTGGATTGCGGCCTTCGCCCGATATTCGAGACGGCGCGGATGTGGCGCGGCACGGCCCCCGATTTGCCCCTGCGGCAGATCTACGGTGTCACGACGTTCGAACTCGGTTAG